A genome region from Flavobacterium sp. CFS9 includes the following:
- a CDS encoding proline racemase family protein: MSNTYQNICNNTVYKADASVLQIQTIDMHTGGEPLRVIVSGFPELKGNSVLEYRRDIKENYDYLRTALMFEPRGHADMYGCILLPPNDEEADFGILFMHNEGYSSMCGHAIIAISSLAAKMKWITVKEGENELKIDAPCGRIFSFVTVVNGEVTGVRFHCVPSFAVGLDRVVNVEGIGDVVYDLAYGGAFYAYVDLRKNTHLNFGLTEENYRTIIQTGVDIKHAVMKQDTKIQHPFEEDLSFLYGTIFIDEPLNISNHSRNVCVFADGEVDRSPTGSGVSGRIAIEKARNAINPGEVITIESITGSTFKGSLVREEKFGPFEAVIPQVEGTAFVTGINTFLIDPKDPMKNGFILR, translated from the coding sequence ATGTCTAATACCTATCAAAATATTTGTAATAATACTGTTTATAAAGCAGACGCTTCCGTACTACAGATCCAAACAATTGATATGCATACAGGCGGTGAGCCTTTGCGTGTAATTGTTTCCGGTTTTCCAGAATTGAAAGGAAATAGTGTTCTGGAATACCGAAGAGATATCAAAGAAAACTACGATTATCTAAGAACGGCACTGATGTTTGAGCCTCGAGGTCATGCGGATATGTACGGTTGTATTTTACTTCCGCCAAATGATGAGGAAGCTGATTTTGGTATTCTTTTTATGCACAATGAAGGATACAGCAGTATGTGTGGTCATGCCATTATTGCGATAAGTTCTTTGGCAGCAAAAATGAAGTGGATCACAGTAAAAGAAGGCGAGAATGAATTAAAAATTGATGCTCCGTGCGGTAGGATTTTTTCGTTTGTGACGGTAGTAAACGGAGAAGTAACAGGAGTTCGGTTTCATTGTGTGCCAAGTTTTGCCGTAGGTTTAGATCGTGTTGTAAATGTTGAGGGGATTGGTGATGTCGTTTATGATTTGGCCTATGGAGGTGCTTTTTATGCTTACGTTGATTTGAGAAAAAATACACATTTGAATTTTGGATTAACGGAAGAAAATTACCGAACCATTATTCAAACCGGGGTCGATATCAAACATGCCGTAATGAAGCAGGATACAAAAATTCAGCATCCGTTTGAGGAAGATTTAAGCTTTCTATACGGCACTATTTTTATCGATGAACCCTTAAATATCTCTAATCATAGCCGAAATGTCTGTGTTTTTGCCGACGGAGAAGTGGATCGTTCACCAACAGGTTCCGGTGTTTCGGGAAGAATTGCGATTGAAAAAGCCAGAAATGCTATAAATCCGGGTGAAGTTATCACGATAGAAAGTATCACAGGAAGTACTTTTAAAGGATCACTGGTCAGAGAAGAAAAATTTGGTCCTTTCGAGGCTGTAATTCCGCAAGTGGAAGGAACGGCTTTTGTA